One part of the Canis lupus dingo isolate Sandy chromosome 14, ASM325472v2, whole genome shotgun sequence genome encodes these proteins:
- the LRRN3 gene encoding leucine-rich repeat neuronal protein 3, protein MKDMPLRIHVLLGLAITTLVQAVDKKADCPQLCTCEIRPWFTPRSIYMEASTVDCNDLGLLNFPARLPADTQILLLQTNNIAKIEYSIDFPVNLTGLDLSQNNLSSVTNINVKKMPQLLSVYLEENKLTELPEKCLSGLSNLQELYINHNLLSTISPGAFIGLHNLLRLHLNSNRLQMINSKWFDALPNLEILMIGENPIIRIKDMNFKPLINLRSLVIAGINLTEIPDNALVGLENLESISFYDNRLIRVPHVALQKAINLKFLDLNKNPINRIRRGDFSNMLHLKELGINNMPELISIDSLAVDNLPDLRKIEATNNPRLSYIHPNAFFRLPKLESLMLNSNALSALYHGTIESLPNLKEISIHSNPIRCDCVIRWINMNKTNIRFMEPDSLFCVDPPEFQGQNVRQVHFREMMEICLPLIAPESFPSNLDLEAGSYVSLHCRATAEPQPEIYWITPSGQKLLPNTLKDKFYVHSEGTLDINDITPSEGGLYTCIATNLVGADLKSVMIKVDGSFPQDNNESLNIKIKDVQANSVLVSWKASSKILKSSVKWTAFVKTENSHAAQSARIPSDVKVYNLTHLNPSTEYKICIDIPTIYQKTRKECVNVTTKGLDPDQREYEKSNTTTFMACLGGLLGIIGVICLYSCLSQQMNCDGGHSYMRNYLQKPTFTFSELYPPLINLWETGKEKSTALEVKATVIGVPTNMS, encoded by the coding sequence ATGAAGGACATGCCACTCCGAATTCATGTGCTACTTGGCCTAGCTATCACTACACTAGTACAAGCTGTAGATAAAAAAGCGGATTGCCCACAATTATGTACATGTGAAATCAGGCCTTGGTTTACACCCAGATCCATTTATATGGAAGCATCTACTGTGGATTGTAACGATTTAGGTCTTTTAAATTTCCCAGCCAGATTGCCTGCTGACACACAGATTCTGCTCCTACAGACTAACAATATTGCAAAAATTGAATACTCCATAGACTTTCCAGTAAACCTTACCGGCCTGGACTTATCTCAAAACAATTTATCTTCAGTCACCAATATTAATGTAAAAAAGATGCCTCAGCTTCTTTCTGTGTATTTAGAGGAAAACAAACTAACTGAGCTTCCTGAAAAATGTCTGTCTGGACTGAGCAACTTACAAGAACTCTATATTAATCACAATTTGCTTTCTACAATTTCCCCCGGAGCTTTTATTGGCCTACATAATCTTCTTCGACTTCATCTCAATTCAAATAGATTGCAGATGATCAACAGTAAGTGGTTTGACGCTCTTCCCAATCTGGAGATTCTGATGATTGGGGAAAATCCAATCATCAGAATCAAAGACATGAACTTTAAGCCGCTTATCAATCTTCGCAGTCTGGTTATAGCTGGTATAAACCTCACAGAAATACCAGATAATGCCTTGGTTGGACTTGAAAACTTAGAAAGCATCTCTTTTTACGACAACAGGCTTATTAGAGTGCCCCATGTTGCTCTCCAAAAAGCTATAAACCTCAAATTCTTGGATCTAAATAAAAATCCCATTAATAGAATACGGAGAGGTGATTTCAGCAATATGCTACACTTAAAAGAGTTGGGAATAAATAATATGCCTGAGCTGATTTCCATCGACAGTCTTGCTGTGGATAACCTGCCAGAtctaagaaaaatagaagctACAAACAACCCAAGGTTGTCTTACATTCACCCAAATGCATTTTTCAGACTACCCAAGCTGGAATCACTCATGCTGAACAGCAATGCCCTTAGTGCCCTGTACCATGGTACAATTGAGTCTCTGCCAAACCTCAAGGAGATCAGCATACATAGCAATCCCATCAGGTGTGATTGCGTCATCCGTTGGATTAATATGAACAAAACCAACATTCGATTTATGGAACCAGACTCACTATTTTGCGTGGACCCACCTGAATTTCAAGGCCAAAATGTTCGGCAGGTGCATTTCAGGGAAATGATGGAAATCTGTCTCCCCCTAATAGCTCCTGAGAGCTTTCCTTCTAATCTGGATTTAGAAGCTGGGAGCTATGTTTCCTTGCATTGTAGAGCTACTGCAGAGCCACAGCCTGAAATCTACTGGATAACACCTTCTGGCCAAAAACTCTTACCTAATACTCTGAAAGACAAGTTCTATGTACATTCTGAAGGCACACTAGATATAAATGACATAACCCCATCAGAAGGGGGCCTATATACTTGCATAGCAACTAACCTGGTTGGTGCTGACTTGAAGTCTGTTATGATCAAAGTGGATGGTTCTTTTCCCCAGGATAACAATGAatccttaaatattaaaataaaagatgttcaGGCCAATTCAGTTCTGGTGTCTTGGAAAGCAAGCTCTAAAATTCTCAAATCCAGTGTTAAATGGACAGCCTTTGTCAAGACTGAAAATTCCCATGCTGCCCAAAGTGCTCGAATACCATCTGATGTCAAGGTATATAATCTTACTCACCTGAACCCATCAACTGAGTATAAAATTTGTATTGATATCCCCACCATCTAtcaaaaaaccagaaaagaatgtGTAAATGTCACCACAAAAGGTTTGGACCCTGATcaaagagaatatgaaaagagTAACACCACAACCTTTATGGCCTGCCTTGGAGGTTTACTAGGGATTATTGGTGTGATATGTCTTTACAGTTGCCTCTCTCAACAAATGAACTGTGATGGTGGACATAGCTATATGAGGAATTACTTACAGAAACCAACCTTCACATTTAGTGAGCTTTATCCTCCTCTAATCAACCTCTGGgaaacaggcaaagaaaaaagtACAGCATTGGAAGTGAAAGCAACTGTTATAGGAGTGCCAACAAATATGTCCTAA